AGGAACTTTTACGAAGCTAGGAAAACAATCAGTAACTTGGGTCATAGCTACACTAAGATCGATGCTTGTCCTAACGATTGCATGTTATATTGGAAAGATGACGCGGATAGAAATGATTGCCGGGTATGTGGTGTTTCTAGATGGAAAACCGTTTCATCTAATACTAATAACGGGTCAGAAAATAGAAGGACACCGAAAGGGAAGAAGATTCCTGAAAAACAACTAAGGTACTTCAACTTGAAGCCCAGACTTCAAAAGTTATTTATGTCTCCACAACCTGCTACTGATATGCGATATCATGCTGAAGAACGTATCAATGATGTACTTTTGAGACATCCTGCTGATGCGAAGACATGGAAAACCTTTGATAAGAAGCATCCAACGTTTGCAGCTGACCCTAGGAATGTGAGACTTGCATTAGCAAGTGATGGCATGAATCCTTACGGAAATATGATGAATCCGCATAGTACATGGCCAGTGGTTCTAATCATCTACAACTTACCACCATGGGAGGTTATGCAAGAGCAAAACTTCATTTTGTCTATGATAATTTCGGGACCCAAGTCACCGGGAAATGATATCGATGTTTATTTACAACCCCTTATAGAAGAATTGAAGGAATTATGGTACGTTGGCGTTACCACTTACGATGCTTCGAATAAAGAGTATTTACAGTTGCGCGCAGCATTGCTTGGCACTATTAATGACTTTCCTGCACTAGCTATGATCTCCGGGTGGAGCACCAAGGGGTCCTTAGCATGTCCGTGTTGTGGGTCCGACCCATGTTCAACTCGACTGCGGTATGGAGGTAAGTTTTGTTACATGCAACATCGCCGGTTCTTGCCTGCTGATCACAAGTGGCGACAACAGACAACACCCTTCAACGGGGAAAAAGAGCTTAGAGAAAAACCACATCTAATGAATGGGGATGAGATAAATCATCAGTTGGAACATTTTGAGCAAGTAGAATTTGGTAAGAATGCCAAACAGAACGGTCTGACACCAACAGTACCGGTCGATTATGACCATAATTGGAAAAAAAAGTGTATTTTTCGGGAAGAGTTGCCATATGTGAGCACAATTTTGTGTTTCCATAATCTTGACGTGATGCACattaagaaaaatatcttggaaaTTTTGTTGGGAACAGTAATGAAAGAATAAGGGAGACAAAAGACAATATCAAGGCCCGTTTTGATCTCAAGGATATGGGAATAAGACCGGAGTTACATCTGAAAAAAAAAGCAGACAAATTTGTTATGCCACCAGCTAGGTATGTGATGTCCACGAAGGAGATGGATACTTTTTTTAGGACTTTGAAGGATATCAAGGTTCCCGATGGATATTCATCAAATATTTCTCGTTGTGTTAATGTTAAAGATCGAAAGATTATGGGTCTGAAAAGTCATGACTGCCATGTGCTAATGGAATGCTTACTTCCGATCACGTTACGAGGATTACTTCCTGAGGATGTGTATGACGCAGTGAGTGAGTTTTGTATGTTTTTTAAAGCGTTGTGTACACAAGTTCTCAACATAGCGGATCTAGACAAACTAGAAGACAGAATTGCAATTACTTTGTGCAAGTTGGAAAAAATATTCCCCCCGGGATTTTTTGTCGTGATGATGCATTTGCCAATTCATCTACCACAACAAGCAAAGGATGCTGGTCCAGTTCAATATCTTTGGATGTACCCGATTGAGAGGTATGGTTTAACCACTTTCTGTATATTCTGAATTCTAAATATTAATGTTAATGATAGTTTTCTTACatcagttcaagaaaacaaatataAGATTCTTAGATACTCACACACATTTTTTCTGTACTTTTTCCAGTGTATATGTGTACAATTTTACTTAAATTACGCCCAGTGAATTCTAATAAGAATTACATTTTAGGTATCTGCGCAAGTTAAAGTCTTATGTGCGAAATAAAGCATGTCCAGAAGGCTCTATGGCTGAAGCATACTTAATAGAAGAGAGCCCCACTATGCTTACGCGATACTTGAACAGTACTGATACAAAATTCAATCGGGTCTCAAGGAATGAGGATTATGAACAACCACCCTCACGTGAGAAATTAGTCGTTTTTAGACAATCTGGTCGGCCCATTGGGGCTGAAACTTTGGGAACACTTAAGGACTCAGAAATGCAACAAATCCAACTTTATGCTCTGCAGAATACTGCAGAAGTGGAGCCATACGAGAAGTATATacgttttgttttgcttttaaggCCAATAATCTTTAAATTGTGTCAATTTAGTAGTTAACTATATGAAGCATTCCACTTACAGTGAACATAGAGAAGAATTAAAAAGGCGTGGCATAAGAGATGTTGACGTTGAAAGAAGACACAACGAAGAATTTCCTTTTTGGTTTGCCAGCAAAGTAAGTGCGTTTATATATACTCAAACACAATACATGTTTTTAGGATTTCATAGCCTGAACTAATATATGAATATATGTACATGAATAGATATATCAACTGCACAAAAATGGTATGGTGAGTGATGAACTCTATTCGTTGAGTCAAGGTCCTAATAAAGAGTGTTCGTCTTTCAATGGATACATCATCAACGGGTTCAGATTCCATACAAAAGCGTGGGAGATGCGATGGAAGACACAGAATAGTGGAGTATGTATAAAGGGAGGGGAAGGTGAAGATGATGATATGAATGATTATTATGGAGTGGTATATGAAATTATCGAGGCACGCTATTTAAACCAATTACAAATTCTTTTTTTCAAATGCAATTGGCGTCCGGTTGCAAATCAAGGTGGCTCCAAAAGAGATAACTACGGATTTACTTGCGTTAATCTCAACAGAACCTGTTATGCGAATGAACCATTTGCGTTAGCGCACCAAGCACAACAGGTTTTCTATATGaaggacataaagaatcgacaatTGGAAGTGGTTATAAAAACACGACCTCGCTGCTCTTATaacattccaaaaaaaaattcagtgGAACTTATTGCACCAGAAAACTCGAGTTCTGATGAAGCATATCAAGAATGGTATTCAAGTTATTCAATCAACGATCTTAAACGAGTGCCCCAACAAGATCATAATGAAAATTTGGTTTGGGATAGGACTGATGTTCTGCCAGAAACCATCAGCCATGAAGAAGTAATAGCTACCATCCAAAgacaagaggaggaggaggaggaagctgATAGTGACGCAGTTTACACCACTGACGAAGACGATGACTTTGAACTTGGAGATATGGGATTCTGATAGCCTACAGTTTGGGAAGGTGAGGTTTATGCACGTTGTATTTCAATATAGTTTTGCTTATAAGTTGCAGACTTCGAATTCCAATATCAGTTATGCTTTCAGGTATCTGCGGAAAAAACGACATCCTGAAGGCTGCTTGATGGATCGAATAATGGAAGAGGACTTGCTCCACCTGACTTCGAGATACTTGAAGATAGTTGTATGACTGCACTCGATTAGGCCTAGAGTTCTATTTTTTGTGTTAAAATATAATGTTGCCTTCAATTGTGGTCGATTATGTCAAAATACCCTTCAATTCTTATTTCTTGTAAGCTGATTGATTGTACGAGTACAAAATCTCCGGCAgtcattaataataataaatacatTAGACTACTCTCGCAAGTTATTTAACTTAATCATTCTTAATCCTTCTTTTAAAGGTGATCTTGGATTGAAATGTATGGTCATAATAGATTAATATCATTCTTAGCGACAAAGCTTCACTACACCAACAACTTAGTCATTCCCTTATTAAATTAATATCTCTTCTTTAAGTTAAGCTACTAAGAATCCTAAGTTGTTTCTTGGAAGTAGCTCAATGAATATGCCCACTGTAGTTGGCATGGTTAGTTTCCAAAGTTCTATTCAACTAGGCTTTCTGGTAGTTGTGTTATTTTAGTGGCTGAATAGAGGGTTAGGTAATTAATATCCCGCCGTTGTTTTTTTCTAAGTGGTTGAATGTCTCAAACTACTAGCGCATTTGTTTAGTTGGCGCATACTTATTTCTAAAGGGTTTTAGAAACTATAGTTGCTTACCGTTTAGTGACTCAAATCAATACACCACCGCAGTTTCCTttcctagtgtcttaaattgtgaAGCAACTAAATTTTTTCTGCTGTTGGAAAATTTTAGTAGCCTTTGGTCAGTTTTTTTGTAGTGAGCTTCTATACTCCATTTTTTCCCGGCAGCATGTTGGATATCCGTAGCTTGACATTTTTGACTCACCGGGTCATACAAAACTAAACAACTCTTACCATCCGATTTTTTGGTTGTTACGAACAAAACCTCACCGTTCTTGAATTCCCATAGTAATTTCACATAGTCTATGTGCTTTACAACTTCCGGGAGCAGGACAATGAACAATTTAGTCCATGATTCAGTCACACTGTAATCTTTCATCACCCAAACATCAATGTCGAAACCATCATATGCTCATACTATGCAGAGGCGACCTCCTAAAACACCCAATGCCTTGTGAGTATATTTACTATCATTTAATCTTTTATCGACTAGATGGTGACTGCTACTTCCCTGAATTTCTTACGGCGGACATCATAAGAAACAATACATCTTTTACCGGATCCATAAAATGGTACCGCTATCCAGTGAAAAGCTCCACAAACAAATATTACTTCAGCCATATCATACGTACTTGAAATTCGATACATTGGATTTTAATGTATAAACCTGAATTATACAACCACAACCATAAGGTAAACCATTCACATTACTAACTGCCACAATTGTGTAATCATAAGAACCCCATACCCAACACTGCGTAAGCAACTTGGAAAACATAGTGGTCCATCTATAACTCCCGGATTTAATATTTTTATCCAATCTTTGGTATATAGGTTCCAAAGCCAATGACTTTCCAATATACCAGAATCTTTAGAGCTTTTCATCAATTTCAAACCATTACTAGAACCAACAATTCGTAGGCGCAGACTTGTATCTTTTAATGGAGAATTCATCTTAACATACTCACAATCAAGGACGGATCCAGGAAGGCTAAATTTCCTTGTAAGGCCCGGACTAGAAGCCTTGGTGGaatagaattattttttttttggcttgtgGACTGGGAGGACTACCCGGGCTAAAGCCCCCTTTAGCCCAGCTGTAGGTCAGTCGGTGTTTTAAACTCGAGAAAAATGTTATAAAGTTTGATTATAACAGTACAACATAAGCTCATTTGCTATAGAAActctagagaaaaatgtttgtttTATTTCTGAGATTACCAAATACAAGAACAAGATATCATAGGAGGATGTAGACGGGAACGAGAGCGTAACAACCAGATCACCTTAATAATTACATTTTAGAAACGATTTCCTTAAAGAGTGTTAGGACTAGTTTAATTTGTTAGGAAAGGGGAgaagaacaaaataataagaagagaatgattattTACCTGGCAAACCAGTGAACCTTTCGTATTGTTCATATGCCTGTCCGATGAATATCTCTAGCCCAGTAACAACTGCAACTCCCGATTCTTTTGCTTCCAACAAAAGTCTTGTTATTTTTGGAGTGTAAACGGCATCAATAACCGGTGCATAAGCAGACAAAACTACTAGATATTATGATAAAAGAGAATTGTATTATTGAATGAGATGATTTATATTGAGAACCCATAAGGTATATATAGCGACACCATAACTTGGTATGCAagactaatacttgtaaatcaattcaTACTTAATATATCAAATActaaatataactctaaataCTAAAACTTTCCATTTAATATTTGTATACTCTAACACCCTCCCTCAATCTCATGGGGATTGGAAAAACCGTATGAGATTGGCCATGAAAGTTGTTGATAAAGTGCGGTGCCAATAAACGTCCGAGAAGAAGCGCGTCACCATTAAAAAGAATACCGATTCGGAGAACCGTAACTTGCACGTCACCATAACTTGTTTAGCACTACAGAACCAAGTGAGAGaatgacaacgatgaagagaaggAGTTGTTGCGACCATGGAGTTTCGGTGATTGTGATGAGAAGCTGAAGGAAAGGAACATGGCATGCAGTGACAACAAGGAGCTTGGCAGAGATGACAATAACCAGCACAGATTTGGGATGGAACTGAAAAAGGACTTGGAGGTGTTGCTGATTATCGACGGAGTTTGGATTGATTATGATGATCAAAACGGTGATGCTCGGTGGGGCTGTGGTTTGCTTCCATTGACGAGCTCGAGAGATGGAGAAGTTTGAAGCTGGCAGAGAAGAGATgcagtgaattttttttttttttaagtcgaTAAAACAGCATGGCAGTTATAGAGTTGGGTTCTGAGAAAACAAGGGGAAACAGGACAGGAGAGGACGTGTATGTGGTAGGCTTTGAAAGATGTATGAAATAAGATAATAAGAAGCCTACatattataaccgcaagtgcacggtgtcggttgtagcttgtgcaaatacgggtcgaatccacagagactagggtgtgtaagttgaagtttcctaaactgttttctaagcttaacagagaacaaaggtagtagccaaaggcaaggcagtaaacaagtggtgaagtaaaatgcaagactgtaaaagtaagagcaacaacaacaaaaagaggcagtaacacaggcagtgataaagaaacaaaggcagtgataaagaaacaaagaaagagtGAAACaatgacaaacaaaccaaggcagtgagccaagtgcaatgagcaaagattacaaaggcaggtcctccagctatgttcttgtcccttgttagttatcagtcagcttctaggctttctgaataactagatgacagttgcggttcaaagccggctgttcatctaagggttggtctagaaaggaggctaaaggcactaagatgaattctaaaccttgtgatagttggggctctcacactgcaactacccgcagagaagcttgcttagtgttttaacaacctataaggatattcaatcctaaacaattcaagcacaacaagatcaaagcatggataggataaaaaaaattgaaatttacaacatcatttaaagtaaaaactaacccttgaggcactggctattccagtcctcttgggtgaagcactggctagtccaggcatagctctacaacaacacccacaagtcctatttatacccaatttacataattagggttcatacacccaattcccaaaaatccccaaatacagttgaaattagggtttgtagaaacttacccatacttctcgaaTTTCACTCCTACGCTTCTACCCACTCTGTGTCTGCCTCTCCTGGTCCTTTTCctgctctagctcgacctaattcacTATTTTCACATgcttagggtttcagagaaacgtGTGAAATTAGTGAAGTAGATGGCTCAAGAGAAGGGGCGAGATAGTTGGTGATGGGATTTGGAAGAGGGGTGTGGTGGTGGTTGGATTTCTCGTGGCTGTAcggcagagttggtggtggtgatggagaaggtggtggttgtttctctgcagagggatgggggaggtgaagtcgatggagaagaaggttggggtgtgtttggttgatgggtataggtattaggtactatggtgtgaggcggagatagcaaagtttgatgatctgcgacgctgagccgtgggatgtataaatgatagatcgatctaacggctatacgtgaagagcttttagcgaccgttggattgtataatacaacgaaattaacggcgcaagatggagttaggtgctgtagtgtgaagcaggatcttcagattttgatgcacgacgatgaggcgaccgtaggatgctgagatgatccaatctgacggctgaagatgaaggcgggtatggatattggaaatgggtttgggtgaggggtttgggccttgggtatgccaagaccatatcttctttaagaacaattcttcctcttcaagcccaattctagccttttggtcttgcgcacaacattcttcgcggcttccttgtgtgattcctcttagcttccaccacttttctgctctttttgctccgtaattcatccaaactttatttggtacctaaaaatgcaaacttaattaataaaaatatttattcttgaaaacaatgaaaatacagaatatgggttaaaatggagaattagtgcacaaaagatgagttaaatgccaagaaaaatatatagaaatatgcactttttagcactcatcaaatacccccaaacctgaattttacttgtcctcaagtaaaacaaaactaaggaaatcctacctataccactgtcgctggtctctcgattgcatttagcgaatgcaataagccttttaaaccactaagtgtccctagtggacgagtgaagtctcgtgaaggtttgcttagaacgtacctacaaagttctaggccaaaatataagctcagattccatgaaatgtgacatgtgcaagacagtagaagcccacagcaaaatggagatgtcaatctaactatcaaaggcacaatcctatcactgataacaaataaagatatgtgataagagtgtaaagtgtatctacacatgtgtaaagaaagatcggatgttatgactactaatcaccaagagatagtttatcaggctaagaaccgaggtcgaaatctagctagctgtccggactttacgagaattgtgaatgagttggaggtatttcacaattactcgcgttgtatatcaatggcatacaccctccttgcttattacaatgaaacaacaaaatgactctttacatgactcttatttacattgactactctcttttttggaacaagagaggatggaattgataaatacttgattttttttttcttttttttNNNNN
This is a stretch of genomic DNA from Papaver somniferum cultivar HN1 chromosome 1, ASM357369v1, whole genome shotgun sequence. It encodes these proteins:
- the LOC113326367 gene encoding uncharacterized protein LOC113326367, whose product is MGIRPELHLKKKADKFVMPPARYVMSTKEMDTFFRTLKDIKVPDGYSSNISRCVNVKDRKIMGLKSHDCHVLMECLLPITLRGLLPEDVYDAVSEFCMFFKALCTQVLNIADLDKLEDRIAITLCKLEKIFPPGFFVVMMHLPIHLPQQAKDAGPVQYLWMYPIERYLRKLKSYVRNKACPEGSMAEAYLIEESPTMLTRYLNSTDTKFNRVSRNEDYEQPPSREKLVVFRQSGRPIGAETLGTLKDSEMQQIQLYALQNTAEVEPYENEHREELKRRGIRDVDVERRHNEEFPFWFASKIYQLHKNGMVSDELYSLSQGPNKECSSFNGYIINGFRFHTKAWEMRWKTQNSGVCIKGGEGEDDDMNDYYGVVYEIIEARYLNQLQILFFKCNWRPVANQGGSKRDNYGFTCVNLNRTCYANEPFALAHQAQQVFYMKDIKNRQLEVVIKTRPRCSYNIPKKNSVELIAPENSSSDEAYQEWYSSYSINDLKRVPQQDHNENLVWDRTDVLPETISHEEVIATIQRQEEEEEEADSDAVYTTDEDDDFELGDMGF
- the LOC113325343 gene encoding uncharacterized protein LOC113325343, whose amino-acid sequence is MWKGFLQGYVHWIYHGEGEEEDYMSTGTVIGDEDDRMKELINEMVPDYDEDAPNDEASNFYQVLEDAKVPLYPGREKYSRLSFTIHLLHIKCQGGLSIKWFNVLLNLLIKAFPDAKLPRNFYEARKTISNLGHSYTKIDACPNDCMLYWKDDADRNDCRVCGVSRWKTVSSNTNNGSENRRTPKGKKIPEKQLRYFNLKPRLQKLFMSPQPATDMRYHAEERINDVLLRHPADAKTWKTFDKKHPTFAADPRNVRLALASDGMNPYGNMMNPHSTWPVVLIIYNLPPWEVMQEQNFILSMIISGPKSPGNDIDVYLQPLIEELKELWYVGVTTYDASNKEYLQLRAALLGTINDFPALAMISGWSTKGSLACPCCGSDPCSTRLRYGGKFCYMQHRRFLPADHKWRQQTTPFNGEKELREKPHLMNGDEINHQLEHFEQVEFGKNAKQNGLTPTVPVDYDHNWKKKCIFREELPYVSTILCFHNLDVMHIKKNILEILLGTVMKE